GCCGAAGACTTCGGCGAACCCGATGGCCTCGTCGAGGTTGATGCGACGCTTGCGGTTCTCGATGCGCCAGACCGCGGACGGGTTCATGTCGAAGCCGGCCTCGTTCAAGCGTTCCGACAGTGTGGTCGTGCTCCAGCCGCGCTTCTCGCGTTCGAGCTTGACCCGCACGGCGGCGTTGTCCTCGCTGCTGAGGAGAACCCCCTCGGAGGGTTCCTCGTCATCCGCCATCGCCCCTCCTCCCGTTCGCTGCGTGCGCCGCCGGTTGTGCGGCATGGAACAAGATTAACATCCGTTCTGCCGATCGCATAGCTCTATGCGATCGGCATAGTCCGTGGTACCGTGAAGCACCTCAGCGAACCGCACCGATCCGTTGAGGCATGCCTTCAACCAGCCCCAACGCACAAAAAGCCCCCCGGTGAACCAACACCGAGGGGCTCAAAGCGCAAACCTCATGCCGCCCATCCCTGAACGACTGACCTGCGAGGCCGGGATTGCCGTCCCATTGGCCCGCAAGCAGAGGAGCTTCATGTCCAGTATGGACGATCCCGCCTCGGGCACGCCATCCCTTCCGACCAACTCTGCCGTGTGGCCGCCAGTAGCCGTGCCCGGCCGCCCCGCCACGCTCGCGCCGCCCGAAGCCGAGCCCGATCCTGCTCCGGCGTCCGAGGGCGAGGGGGTGCTGGTGGACCTTCGGGAGCAGATTCGCCGCTACGTCGTTCTTCCGAGCGAGGAAGCCTTCACGGCCGTGGCGCTGTGGGTCGCGGCGACGCATCTCCAGACCGCGTGGCAGCACGCTCCGCGCCTGGCTGTCGTGGGTCCGGCCAAGCGATGCGGCAAGTCGAGGCTGCTGGACGTGATCACCGAGAGCGTCCACAATCCGCTGATCACGGTGAACGCCTCGGCAGCCGCAGTGTTCCGGTCGATCACCGACACCCCGCCCACCCTGCTGGTCGACGAGGCCGACACGCTCTTCGGGTCCGCGAAGGTCGCGGAGAAGAATGAGGAGATGCGCGGCCTGCTCAACGCGGGGCACCAGCGCAACCGCCCCACCCTCCGGGTCTCCGGGCCCAATCATGAGGTCGCGAAGTTCCCGACCTTCGCCATGGCGGCCCTCGCGGGCATCGGCGACCTGCCCGACACGATCATGGACCGGTCGATCGTCATCCGGATGCGCCGCCGCAGGCCGGGCGAGAAGGTGGCGGAGTTCCGTACCTTCCGCGACACCCCGCCCCTCCACGAAGTACGCGACCGACTCGCCGCCTGGCTGGCCCCGCTCCACGCGGACGCGATGGAGCTGACACCGGCCATGCCGGTCGAGGACCGCGCCGCCGACACCTGGCAGCCGCTCGTCTCCGTCGCCGACCTCGCGGGCGGCCGGTGGCCTCAGCTCGTCCGTACCGCATGCCAGATCATGGCGAAGCAGGAAGCCGAGCAGGACCAGGACCGCAGCAGCCTGAGCATCCGCCTCCTGGCCGACGTCCGCCGCGCCTTCGCCACCGAAGGCAACCCTCCGGCACTCCGTACCGGCCGTCTCCTCGATGTCCTCAACAGCGACGACGAGACACCCTGGCCGGAGTACACGGCCAACGGCCTGACCCCACGGGGTTTGCAGCTCCTTCTCAAGGAGTACGGCATCAGTTCGGCCACCCGCCGCTTCCACGGCAACGTCCAGGCAAAGGGCTTCGCCCGCCAGCAGTTCGCCGACTCCTGGGCGCGGTACTGCCCCGAGCCCGCGCCGGAAGCCACGGCCGGCGCCTGACCCGGCACGACCCGTCGCGACTCGTCCCCGGGCAGGTCAGCGCGGTGACGAGTCGCGGGCCGACGACCAGTCGACTCGACATCATCGCCCGACCCGTACCAGACCTGAACAGGCACGGGACGAGTTGCGACGGGTCTCCCACCCCCAGAGAGCCACCTCAGCCACACCTTGTACCTGGAGCACCACCTTGTCCTCCCCCACCGCTTCGGCAGCCTCGTCCGCGGCCCCGCCGCCGCTGGCCGCCGCGATCCGCACGGGCGTGGCACTGCTCGCCGTGGCAGCCTTCGCGCTCTCCTACGACGCCCTGCGCCAGATGGCCGCCGCGAGCCACATTCACCGCGCGCTCACCTACGCCTTCCCCCTCGTGATCGACGGGTTCATCGCCATCGGAATCGGCGCCCTGCTCGTCCTGCGGACAGCACCTCTGTCCGCCCGCCTGTACGTCTCCGCGCTGGTCGGTGTCGCCACCGCCACGAGCATCTGGGCCAACGTCCTGCACGCCGTCCGCCTCAACCAGCAGGACCGCACCGCCACGCTCGCCCTCGACGACGTCACCGTCGGGGTCATGTCCGCCATCGCTCCACTCGCCTTGGCCGGAGCCGTTCACTTCTACCTCCTCGTGGCCCGTCGTCCCGCCACCCCCGACCGCCACAACCCCGGCAACCGCCACAACTCCGCCGAGCACCAAGCTCCCAGCAACCCGGCACAGGCACCGACTGCCGAGGACACGCCGAAACCGGTCGCGGAGAAGGCAACAGAGGCCGCCACACCGCGCCCCGGGAAGCCACAAAACAACGGATCGAGCATCTCCCTGGAACAGGCCCTCGCAATCGGCCGCGCCGCTCCCCTCGGACGAGCCGACCGCGTCTCGCGCCGCAACGTTGAAAGGGAGATCCGGGACCGGAACTTCAGCATCTCCCGGAGCCGCCTCGACCAGGTCAAGGACCTCCTCCAGACCGAACGCGACGAGGCCACACCCAAGACCGGCTGAGCCCCGTCACTGCCCGCAACCACCAGCCCGGCCCGCCTCTCCCCTGCCCGCCTCGGGACAGGCGGGCCCCCTCACCAGCCCCAGCAGGAGCCACGCATGCACATCCACGACCTCGACCACGAACCTTCGACATCTCAGCAGCAGATGCAGTCCACCCCGGCCACAGGCGCAGCAAGTTGTCGGGTAAGGAGTCCTTACCCGGCCTCCGCCCCAGGGGAGGCGGAGGCATCCGTCGCCGCGAAGGCGCCGGAGGCTGCCGGCCCGGGGGAGCCGACTCGGGAGGTGGCCGCACAGTCTCCGACACCCCGCCGCCGCCTTCGCGAACCCACGCAGCGCGAGAAGCGGACCCACCCCCGCTACAGCGATGACGAGTTCGCTCTCCTCGTGTCAGCCGCCCGCCTCAGCCGTATGGCAGTCGGCGGCTATGTCGCCGAGAGCTCACTCGCCGCTGCCCGCTCCGACGACCCGACCACCGCGGTCGCCGACTACCGCGCCATGGTCAAGGCGCTGATGGCAGCCAACGGGCAGCTTGCCAAGATCGGCAACAACCTCAACCAGCTCACCCGCCACCTCAACCAGGACGCCTCATGGCCCGACGCGGAAATGGTGTGGCGGCTGTTGCGCCACATCGAGGCGTCCATAGCCGACGTGGACATGGCGGTCGCCCAGGTGACCAACGGACGGTGAGCCCATGATCCCAAAGATCATCTTGGGCAAGGGCGACCGCGCCACACGGCGCCTCATCGGCTACCTCTACGGACCGGGCCGCGCCAACGAGCACACGGACCCGCACCTTGTGGCGTCCTGGAACGGCTTTGCCCCCGACCCCGGCCGTAGCCCCCACCGCACCCCGAAGACCGTCGAGGACCAGCTCGCCGCGCAGCTCGATCAGCCCGTGCACATGCTCGGCGACGGGGCGCCGACCACCACGGTGTGGCACTGCCCGGTCCGGGCAGCGCCCGAGGATCCGATCCTGAGCGACGACCAGTGGGCGGACATCGCCCGACGGATCGTGGCAGCTGCCGGCATCGCTCCCGAAGGTGATGAGGAAGCCTGCCGCTGGGTGGCCGTCCGCCACGCCGACGACCACATCCACATCGCCTCGACCCTCGTACGCCAAGACGGCCGCCGCCCCCGCCGCGACCACGACATCCGCGCCGTCCAACGCGAAGCCCGCAAGATCGAAGCCGACCTCGGCCTGCGCCGCCTCAACGCCGGCGACGGCACCGCCGCCAAACGCCCCACCAGCAGGGAACACTTCAAGGCCAAGCGCCAGGGCCAGGACACCACGACCCGCGAGATCCTGCGCATGCGCGTGCGGCAAGCGGTGTCCGCCGCCTCCAGCGAGGCGGAGTTCTTCGCCCTGTTGGACGTGACCGGGGTGAACGTGCGCCCCAAGACCGGGCCCTCCGGCGACATCCTCGGCTACAGCGTTTCCCTGCCCGGCGACCTCAACAAGCACGGCGAGCCGGTCTGGTTCTCCGGCTCCACCCTCGCAGGCGATCTCTCCCTGCCCAAGATCCGCCACCGCATCACCAACACCGGCCCCGAACTGGTCACCGCCCGGCCGGCCGACCACTGGCACCAGGCCGCCGCCGCCACCGAACGCATCCCTCACCACCTCACCCACAGCGGCGACGACACCGCGCAAGGCCAGCTCGTCGCCCTCGGCGGAGCCCTCGACCTGCTGCCACTCATCGCACCGGCCACGGTGAGGACCGAACTCGAACGGGCCGCCGTCCTCTTCGAACGGGCCACCCGCTCCCGTATCGCTGCCGACCTGGACAGCGCTCGCGTCCTGCGCAGCAGCATCCAGACGATCCTGCGCACTCCAGCCGCCGCACGAGATGGGGCAGGGCTGGTGATGCTGCTGGACGCTGCCCTGATCGCCGTGGCGTTCGCGAGGCACTGGCACCGCACGCACCAGCACAGCCAGCAGGAGGCAGCTGCCCAGCAGGCCCTCGTCCAGCTCCAGACCGCGTACGCCCGCGTCGCCGTCCCGGTTCTGGATGATCTCGCTCGCCGCGCCCCCAGCGACCAGACCCAACAGCGTTACGCCCGCCACCTCCGGCAGGCCGCCCCCGATCACGCCGAACTCATCCTCCAGGACCCCGCCTGGGACGCCCTCGCCACGGTCCTCGCCGACGCGGAAGCAGCCGGCCACAACCCGACCATCGTCCTCGACCGGGCCCTCGGCCAACGTGCCCTCGACGGCTCCCGCAACCCCGCCCGCACCCTGACCTGGCGCGTCCACCGCCTTGGCCAACGCCACACACCTGGGCTCCGCGCCCAGGCAGCCATGGCCCGCAGCACCACCCGGGTCCCCACCGTCACGAGCCGTCCGGCAGCAGCCACACCGGCCGCCTCGCAGCAACAGCCGCCACACAGGCGACGGCGTTGATCAGCCAGCCTGTTCCGAGACGGAGCAAGGCGCATCCCGTTCATTCAGTGAACAGCGGTCGTGTTCACTCGGAGAACGGCCGCTGTGTTCACTGAGTGAACACAGCGGCCTGCAGGGTTGAGGGACCCAGCCCTGCACCGCCAGCCCGGAAACCGCCCCAGCGAGTTACGCGTGCGCACCGCACTACGCGGAGAACTGCGGGGCCGACGACACTCCGGTCCATCCAAACGCCCATCCCACCCGAGTTCATTTGGGTGAGACGGCACAACCACTCGCCTGTTCCCGGCACCATCTACTTATCCACACCGATGTAGGGGATGCCTTGAGCCTGGCCCGCACGACCGCCCAGCAGTTATTTCCGCGTGTTGCGCAGACCCGGTTACGGCTTGAATCCTGGCGCCTCCGCGTCAACCAGCGCGTTATCGGCACCCGTCTCCGCAGCCTCACCTCGTCACTCCAAGCACTGGAAGTGGCGGAGCGGAGGCTTCCACACACCCGACGGGCGCTGCGGGACACTCGGCCAACTCTGGAAACAGCCTCGTACGGTTCCATAGCCCTCACGCTCCTCGCCCTTTGGCTCGGCGTGAGGCTGATCAAGTTCTCCGCGGAAGTCGTCCACGACCTAGCCTCGGCACTCGGCATCGAGTCAATCTCACGGGCTGCGACGCACTTCCTATGGGTTCTGCGCCCCGAAGCTGCAAATCAGCCATCGCAGGGGTGGGACGCCCTGATCGTCATGATCACTATGTTGGCAGCACTGCTTCCCCCGCTCTGGTGGCTAATCAAGCGACGCCCAGCACGAGGCGCGGTCTTGCGCCACCGGGCGACCATCCGGGCCGTGGAAACGCTAGACCTCTGTGCCAAGGCATACAGACAGCAGCCCGGACAACGCGCGTCACAGCTTCGAGAGCTTGACCTTGGCCTCCGCGCGACCGAAGGCGCCATCCTGCGTGCCTATCGACACACAGGTACCACGCCTCGCCGTTCCGCCAGGAGGCCGGCAGCACGTACGCATGCGTCGCAGGTCGCGGGCGCGCTCCGTGCTGAGTCTCTACGGATGGACGTCCAGCCAGAGACGGCGCTGCCCCGTCTGGGTGCCATGCTGGCGGAGATCGGCGAACGGTGTGCGGAGGGCCGCATTGGGTCCATGCTGCCAGCGGAGTCACTGGTGAACATCGAACCCGTTTCCGCTGCACGCACAACAGTCCGGGAGTCAATCCACGTGGCTGTGGCCCTCATCGCCGCCATGACATCTGCCGTGGCGGCCTCCGCTGCTCTGCCCAAGCTAGGAGTGAACGACGACCTGCGTCCGGCACTCATCCTGGGGTGCGCCGTGTTGGCTGCAATCCTTGTCGGCGGTTGGCATCGTGTGGGTCGGCTCCTGGAGTTGGTGCCGGGCAGGTGAGCTTCCTGCTTGCGAAGTCACCGCTCCAGACCGTCGGCGCGCGGGCCTCCTTGGACCTGGAGCCCACGCCGTCAACCTACGGCTTATTTGCTGTGCCGACAGCAGCGATCACTGCTTGGTAGCCACTGCAGGGGTGAGCAGGTCGAGTGCTTCCTCCCAGTTGAAGCGGTCCGCGCCGCCACCGGCCTTGGGGCGGTGGGGCTCGTAGGAGCCGATGAGGATGCCCATCGCGCGCAGCTTCCGCAGGCTCTCGGCGTACGCGGGATGGGTGGCCTGGGCGGAGTTCACATAGGGCAGGGCAGCAGTCGGGGTACCGAGGCCGTAGGACTCGCAGAGGATGCCGAGCGCGAGGGTGTCGGAGATGCCGGCCGCCCACTTGTTGATCGTGTTGAACGTCGCCGGGACGACGGCGATCGCGTCCGGGGCCGGGAGTGGCTGGGGAGCGGTGGGAGAGCGCCATGCCGAGCGGATCGGGTACCCGGTCTGCGCCTCGATCGCTTCCGCGTCGATGAAGCTCAGGCCCTGCGGGGTGGCGACGACGCCCACGCCCCAACCGGCTTCCTGGGCCGCACCGATCAGACGGCCGACATCACCGGCGATGCCCGACCCGCACACGACGATGTAGAGAAAGGGCTTCTTGGCCTGCTGGCCGGGCTGCTCACTCATGCGGGGACTCCCAGTTGACGGCTGAACGAGTGCAGTTCGGGCAGCGTACGACGACGGTCACGAGCGGCCATGTCCGCGACCAGCTCCCGGATGGCCGGGCGGCGAACATCCTGGGCCGCGCAGCTCTCGGCGATACGGAGCGCCTGGTACCCCTGGTCGAGACGGCCCTGCTGGCTGTACGCGCGAGCCGTCTCGACCCAGAGAGCAGCCCGTCGCTCGGGGGCGGGAATGTGCCGTCGCATGAGCGGGCGGGCCGCCTCCAAGGCGAGCCCGGCGTCACCGAAGGCCACCGCGGCGCTGACACCGTGGAGGCTGACGTTCGTCGGGCTGAAGTTGGCCCAGGCGTCGGAGTGGTCAAGGGTGACGAAACGAGAGACCTCCTTGGCCTCCGTAAGGAAGTCGCGGGTTGCCGAGCGGTCGCCCGCGCTGCTCGCGGCGGTAACGCCACGCAGCAGAAGCAGGCCGAGCGCGGCCAAGTAGCGCGGGGGCCGCTGGTCGTAGGCGCCGGTGAGCTGGTCGGCAGTGTGCCGGACCAGGGTGATGGCTTGGGACGTGTGCTTCTCGCGGGCGAGCAGGTGTGCGTGGACGCGAACGCTGGAAGCCAGGACGACCGGGTCACCGCTGCGTTCCGCCTCGGCCATCGCGCGGCCCACCGCCAGCCACGCGTTGCCCTGGTCGCCGAGTTTGAGCAGCAGGCTAGCGGAGGTCTGGTAGGCAGTGGCCAGCAGAGCCGTCGCCTCGTCCGAACCAGTCGCCGCGTGACGGAGATCCGTGATCAGAGCGGGGAGAGTTCGCTCCAGATCCGTGTAGTCGCAGGCGTAGAGAAGACGACGAACGTCTGAGACACGTTTGCCGAGTTGGGAGAGGTCTTGCGTCTCGCCCCCTGCCGGAGGGAACGGTCCGGGGAGGAGCGCGTGCACAAGGGCGCCGTA
The DNA window shown above is from Streptomyces sp. NBC_00247 and carries:
- a CDS encoding DUF3631 domain-containing protein, whose protein sequence is MDDPASGTPSLPTNSAVWPPVAVPGRPATLAPPEAEPDPAPASEGEGVLVDLREQIRRYVVLPSEEAFTAVALWVAATHLQTAWQHAPRLAVVGPAKRCGKSRLLDVITESVHNPLITVNASAAAVFRSITDTPPTLLVDEADTLFGSAKVAEKNEEMRGLLNAGHQRNRPTLRVSGPNHEVAKFPTFAMAALAGIGDLPDTIMDRSIVIRMRRRRPGEKVAEFRTFRDTPPLHEVRDRLAAWLAPLHADAMELTPAMPVEDRAADTWQPLVSVADLAGGRWPQLVRTACQIMAKQEAEQDQDRSSLSIRLLADVRRAFATEGNPPALRTGRLLDVLNSDDETPWPEYTANGLTPRGLQLLLKEYGISSATRRFHGNVQAKGFARQQFADSWARYCPEPAPEATAGA
- a CDS encoding DUF2637 domain-containing protein, which translates into the protein MSSPTASAASSAAPPPLAAAIRTGVALLAVAAFALSYDALRQMAAASHIHRALTYAFPLVIDGFIAIGIGALLVLRTAPLSARLYVSALVGVATATSIWANVLHAVRLNQQDRTATLALDDVTVGVMSAIAPLALAGAVHFYLLVARRPATPDRHNPGNRHNSAEHQAPSNPAQAPTAEDTPKPVAEKATEAATPRPGKPQNNGSSISLEQALAIGRAAPLGRADRVSRRNVEREIRDRNFSISRSRLDQVKDLLQTERDEATPKTG
- a CDS encoding MobC family plasmid mobilization relaxosome protein, giving the protein MQSTPATGAASCRVRSPYPASAPGEAEASVAAKAPEAAGPGEPTREVAAQSPTPRRRLREPTQREKRTHPRYSDDEFALLVSAARLSRMAVGGYVAESSLAAARSDDPTTAVADYRAMVKALMAANGQLAKIGNNLNQLTRHLNQDASWPDAEMVWRLLRHIEASIADVDMAVAQVTNGR
- a CDS encoding mobilization protein produces the protein MIPKIILGKGDRATRRLIGYLYGPGRANEHTDPHLVASWNGFAPDPGRSPHRTPKTVEDQLAAQLDQPVHMLGDGAPTTTVWHCPVRAAPEDPILSDDQWADIARRIVAAAGIAPEGDEEACRWVAVRHADDHIHIASTLVRQDGRRPRRDHDIRAVQREARKIEADLGLRRLNAGDGTAAKRPTSREHFKAKRQGQDTTTREILRMRVRQAVSAASSEAEFFALLDVTGVNVRPKTGPSGDILGYSVSLPGDLNKHGEPVWFSGSTLAGDLSLPKIRHRITNTGPELVTARPADHWHQAAAATERIPHHLTHSGDDTAQGQLVALGGALDLLPLIAPATVRTELERAAVLFERATRSRIAADLDSARVLRSSIQTILRTPAAARDGAGLVMLLDAALIAVAFARHWHRTHQHSQQEAAAQQALVQLQTAYARVAVPVLDDLARRAPSDQTQQRYARHLRQAAPDHAELILQDPAWDALATVLADAEAAGHNPTIVLDRALGQRALDGSRNPARTLTWRVHRLGQRHTPGLRAQAAMARSTTRVPTVTSRPAAATPAASQQQPPHRRRR
- a CDS encoding flavoprotein, which gives rise to MSEQPGQQAKKPFLYIVVCGSGIAGDVGRLIGAAQEAGWGVGVVATPQGLSFIDAEAIEAQTGYPIRSAWRSPTAPQPLPAPDAIAVVPATFNTINKWAAGISDTLALGILCESYGLGTPTAALPYVNSAQATHPAYAESLRKLRAMGILIGSYEPHRPKAGGGADRFNWEEALDLLTPAVATKQ
- a CDS encoding helix-turn-helix domain-containing protein, with the protein product MTDAHDEARRLGEVLRRARVLAKRSQTDVAAALGYHQSKVSRLEQGKGTEDSQVLRSIARELGIPLSSVGLADVPDASDSHAETDDMHRRTFLATSLATLASPPSSSHGYGALVHALLPGPFPPAGGETQDLSQLGKRVSDVRRLLYACDYTDLERTLPALITDLRHAATGSDEATALLATAYQTSASLLLKLGDQGNAWLAVGRAMAEAERSGDPVVLASSVRVHAHLLAREKHTSQAITLVRHTADQLTGAYDQRPPRYLAALGLLLLRGVTAASSAGDRSATRDFLTEAKEVSRFVTLDHSDAWANFSPTNVSLHGVSAAVAFGDAGLALEAARPLMRRHIPAPERRAALWVETARAYSQQGRLDQGYQALRIAESCAAQDVRRPAIRELVADMAARDRRRTLPELHSFSRQLGVPA